Proteins found in one Trichoplusia ni isolate ovarian cell line Hi5 chromosome 14, tn1, whole genome shotgun sequence genomic segment:
- the LOC113500411 gene encoding putative sodium-dependent multivitamin transporter isoform X2, with protein sequence MVQSVFGPWDYAIMAATMVASVAIGLYFRFSGGKQKTNEEYLLADRNMSIFPVAVSLMASFMSAITLLGVSAENYYYGMQFVVINLSYGIATPIASRLYLPVFFGLQKTSTYEYLELRFGPHIRMLASMTYTLQMVLYNGIVLYAPAIVLEAVTGLDRLISILVVGLACTFYSTLGGMKAVLFTDLLQSALMFGAVFSIVIFASIQVGGFGNIFVIAREGGRLDFSNFSVDPTERHTWWSLVIGGLVTYLSLYAVNHTQVQRLQTVNTLDRSQKCLWWSWPVLSVLSVVTCMSGLGIYAVYKDCDPFLSHSITAMDQLMPYYVVDAMKHIPGLAGLFVAGIFSASLSTISASCNALAAVTLTDYVGRWCKVRQSYIPWLTKLAACFYGLVFLALAFIAEYLGGVLQAALTIFGAVGGPLLGVFTLGMFTTYATEGAACISLLSGMAMMLWFSFGGPRPPIAKLPLSVEGCGFNVTVPEVSYNPKDYFYMYRVSYQWTSPMGFIWVMVVGTLISLLWRQQQPWERAGLSHPDPELFTPPLARRLRARHGEKPAVQCKLLKSNGVQE encoded by the exons ATGGTTCAGTCGGTGTTCGGGCCGTGGGACTACGCCATCATGGCGGCGACGATGGTCGCGTCAGTTGCTATTGGACTGTATTTCCGCTTTAGTGGtggaaaacagaaaacaaatgag GAATACCTCCTCGCCGACCGCAACATGTCCATCTTCCCCGTGGCCGTCTCCCTCATGGCTTCATTCATGTCAGCCATCACTCTCCTCGGGGTATCAGCAGAGAACTATTACTACGGCATGCAGTTCGTCGTCATAAACTTATCCTACGGCATAGCCACCCCTATAGCCAGCAGACTGTACTTACCGGTCTTCTTCGGCCTACAAAAGACCAGTACTTATGAATACTTAGAACTAAGATTTGGACCACACATCCGTATGCTGGCATCCATGACTTACACTTTACAAATGGTGCTCTACAATGGCATAGTTTTATACGCTCCGGCGATTGTATTAGAAGCTGTAACAGGGTTGGATAGACTGATCTCAATATTAGTAGTAGGTTTAGCTTGTACTTTCTACTCTACTCTGGGAGGCATGAAGGCTGTCTTGTTCACCGACCTTCTACAATCAGCTCTCATGTTTGGAGCAGTGTTCAGTATTGTTATATTTGCATCAATACAAGTTGGAGGATTCGGAAATATTTTCGTTATAGCTCGGGAAGGTGGAAGACTGGACTTTTCTAA TTTCAGTGTTGATCCTACGGAAAGACATACTTGGTGGTCTCTGGTAATTGGTGGTTTAGTCACCTATCTCTCGTTGTATGCTGTAAATCACACACAG GTACAACGTCTGCAAACAGTGAATACATTAGACAGATCTCAGAAGTGCTTGTGGTGGAGTTGGCCTGTTCTCTCCGTGCTCAGCGTGGTGACATGCATGAGTGGGTTGGGCATTTACGCCGTGTATAAGGACTGCGATCCTTTCCTCAGCCATAGTATTACTGCT ATGGACCAATTGATGCCGTACTACGTGGTGGATGCTATGAAGCACATCCCCGGGCTGGCGGGGCTCTTCGTGGCTGGAATATTCAGTGCCTCCCTCTCTACTATATCTGCATCTTGTAACGCTTTGGCGGCTGTTACGTTGACTGATTATGTTGGCAG ATGGTGCAAAGTCCGTCAATCCTACATCCCCTGGCTGACCAAGCTGGCCGCCTGTTTCTACGGTCTGGTGTTCCTAGCCCTTGCCTTCATCGCGGAGTACTTGGGAGGTGTGCTGCAGGCTGCCCTCACGATATTCGGGGCAGTTGGAGGCCCGTTATTAGGGGTCTTCACTCTCGGCATGTTCACTACATATGCTACCGAAGGG GCTGCCTGCATCAGTCTGCTGAGTGGAATGGCGATGATGCTGTGGTTCAGTTTTGGAGGTCCACGGCCTCCGATCGCGAAGCTGCCGCTTAGTGTCGAAGGCTGTGGCTTCAACGTCACCGTGCCAGAAGTCTCGTACAATCCTAAGGATTACTTCTACATGTACAGAGTTTCTTACCAGTGGACGAGTCCT ATGGGTTTTATCTGGGTGATGGTAGTCGGCACGTTGATATCGTTGCTATGGCGACAGCAGCAGCCTTGGGAGCGAGCGGGGCTCTCGCACCCTGACCCAGAACTCTTCACACCGCCTCTAGCCAGGCGACTAAGAGCCAGACACGGGGAAAAACCTGCCGTGCAG tgtAAACTATTGAAGTCGAATGGTGTTCAAGAGTAA
- the LOC113500411 gene encoding putative sodium-dependent multivitamin transporter isoform X3 has translation MEFNMVQSVFGPWDYAIMAATMVASVAIGLYFRFSGGKQKTNEEYLLADRNMSIFPVAVSLMASFMSAITLLGVSAENYYYGMQFVVINLSYGIATPIASRLYLPVFFGLQKTSTYEYLELRFGPHIRMLASMTYTLQMVLYNGIVLYAPAIVLEAVTGLDRLISILVVGLACTFYSTLGGMKAVLFTDLLQSALMFGAVFSIVIFASIQVGGFGNIFVIAREGGRLDFSNFSVDPTERHTWWSLVIGGLVTYLSLYAVNHTQVQRLQTVNTLDRSQKCLWWSWPVLSVLSVVTCMSGLGIYAVYKDCDPFLSHSITAMDQLMPYYVVDAMKHIPGLAGLFVAGIFSASLSTISASCNALAAVTLTDYVGRWCKVRQSYIPWLTKLAACFYGLVFLALAFIAEYLGGVLQAALTIFGAVGGPLLGVFTLGMFTTYATEGAACISLLSGMAMMLWFSFGGPRPPIAKLPLSVEGCGFNVTVPEVSYNPKDYFYMYRVSYQWTSPMGFIWVMVVGTLISLLWRQQQPWERAGLSHPDPELFTPPLARRLRARHGEKPAVQMTRV, from the exons atggaa TTCAACATGGTTCAGTCGGTGTTCGGGCCGTGGGACTACGCCATCATGGCGGCGACGATGGTCGCGTCAGTTGCTATTGGACTGTATTTCCGCTTTAGTGGtggaaaacagaaaacaaatgag GAATACCTCCTCGCCGACCGCAACATGTCCATCTTCCCCGTGGCCGTCTCCCTCATGGCTTCATTCATGTCAGCCATCACTCTCCTCGGGGTATCAGCAGAGAACTATTACTACGGCATGCAGTTCGTCGTCATAAACTTATCCTACGGCATAGCCACCCCTATAGCCAGCAGACTGTACTTACCGGTCTTCTTCGGCCTACAAAAGACCAGTACTTATGAATACTTAGAACTAAGATTTGGACCACACATCCGTATGCTGGCATCCATGACTTACACTTTACAAATGGTGCTCTACAATGGCATAGTTTTATACGCTCCGGCGATTGTATTAGAAGCTGTAACAGGGTTGGATAGACTGATCTCAATATTAGTAGTAGGTTTAGCTTGTACTTTCTACTCTACTCTGGGAGGCATGAAGGCTGTCTTGTTCACCGACCTTCTACAATCAGCTCTCATGTTTGGAGCAGTGTTCAGTATTGTTATATTTGCATCAATACAAGTTGGAGGATTCGGAAATATTTTCGTTATAGCTCGGGAAGGTGGAAGACTGGACTTTTCTAA TTTCAGTGTTGATCCTACGGAAAGACATACTTGGTGGTCTCTGGTAATTGGTGGTTTAGTCACCTATCTCTCGTTGTATGCTGTAAATCACACACAG GTACAACGTCTGCAAACAGTGAATACATTAGACAGATCTCAGAAGTGCTTGTGGTGGAGTTGGCCTGTTCTCTCCGTGCTCAGCGTGGTGACATGCATGAGTGGGTTGGGCATTTACGCCGTGTATAAGGACTGCGATCCTTTCCTCAGCCATAGTATTACTGCT ATGGACCAATTGATGCCGTACTACGTGGTGGATGCTATGAAGCACATCCCCGGGCTGGCGGGGCTCTTCGTGGCTGGAATATTCAGTGCCTCCCTCTCTACTATATCTGCATCTTGTAACGCTTTGGCGGCTGTTACGTTGACTGATTATGTTGGCAG ATGGTGCAAAGTCCGTCAATCCTACATCCCCTGGCTGACCAAGCTGGCCGCCTGTTTCTACGGTCTGGTGTTCCTAGCCCTTGCCTTCATCGCGGAGTACTTGGGAGGTGTGCTGCAGGCTGCCCTCACGATATTCGGGGCAGTTGGAGGCCCGTTATTAGGGGTCTTCACTCTCGGCATGTTCACTACATATGCTACCGAAGGG GCTGCCTGCATCAGTCTGCTGAGTGGAATGGCGATGATGCTGTGGTTCAGTTTTGGAGGTCCACGGCCTCCGATCGCGAAGCTGCCGCTTAGTGTCGAAGGCTGTGGCTTCAACGTCACCGTGCCAGAAGTCTCGTACAATCCTAAGGATTACTTCTACATGTACAGAGTTTCTTACCAGTGGACGAGTCCT ATGGGTTTTATCTGGGTGATGGTAGTCGGCACGTTGATATCGTTGCTATGGCGACAGCAGCAGCCTTGGGAGCGAGCGGGGCTCTCGCACCCTGACCCAGAACTCTTCACACCGCCTCTAGCCAGGCGACTAAGAGCCAGACACGGGGAAAAACCTGCCGTGCAG ATGACACGTGTGTGA
- the LOC113500411 gene encoding putative sodium-dependent multivitamin transporter isoform X1 yields MEFNMVQSVFGPWDYAIMAATMVASVAIGLYFRFSGGKQKTNEEYLLADRNMSIFPVAVSLMASFMSAITLLGVSAENYYYGMQFVVINLSYGIATPIASRLYLPVFFGLQKTSTYEYLELRFGPHIRMLASMTYTLQMVLYNGIVLYAPAIVLEAVTGLDRLISILVVGLACTFYSTLGGMKAVLFTDLLQSALMFGAVFSIVIFASIQVGGFGNIFVIAREGGRLDFSNFSVDPTERHTWWSLVIGGLVTYLSLYAVNHTQVQRLQTVNTLDRSQKCLWWSWPVLSVLSVVTCMSGLGIYAVYKDCDPFLSHSITAMDQLMPYYVVDAMKHIPGLAGLFVAGIFSASLSTISASCNALAAVTLTDYVGRWCKVRQSYIPWLTKLAACFYGLVFLALAFIAEYLGGVLQAALTIFGAVGGPLLGVFTLGMFTTYATEGAACISLLSGMAMMLWFSFGGPRPPIAKLPLSVEGCGFNVTVPEVSYNPKDYFYMYRVSYQWTSPMGFIWVMVVGTLISLLWRQQQPWERAGLSHPDPELFTPPLARRLRARHGEKPAVQCKLLKSNGVQE; encoded by the exons atggaa TTCAACATGGTTCAGTCGGTGTTCGGGCCGTGGGACTACGCCATCATGGCGGCGACGATGGTCGCGTCAGTTGCTATTGGACTGTATTTCCGCTTTAGTGGtggaaaacagaaaacaaatgag GAATACCTCCTCGCCGACCGCAACATGTCCATCTTCCCCGTGGCCGTCTCCCTCATGGCTTCATTCATGTCAGCCATCACTCTCCTCGGGGTATCAGCAGAGAACTATTACTACGGCATGCAGTTCGTCGTCATAAACTTATCCTACGGCATAGCCACCCCTATAGCCAGCAGACTGTACTTACCGGTCTTCTTCGGCCTACAAAAGACCAGTACTTATGAATACTTAGAACTAAGATTTGGACCACACATCCGTATGCTGGCATCCATGACTTACACTTTACAAATGGTGCTCTACAATGGCATAGTTTTATACGCTCCGGCGATTGTATTAGAAGCTGTAACAGGGTTGGATAGACTGATCTCAATATTAGTAGTAGGTTTAGCTTGTACTTTCTACTCTACTCTGGGAGGCATGAAGGCTGTCTTGTTCACCGACCTTCTACAATCAGCTCTCATGTTTGGAGCAGTGTTCAGTATTGTTATATTTGCATCAATACAAGTTGGAGGATTCGGAAATATTTTCGTTATAGCTCGGGAAGGTGGAAGACTGGACTTTTCTAA TTTCAGTGTTGATCCTACGGAAAGACATACTTGGTGGTCTCTGGTAATTGGTGGTTTAGTCACCTATCTCTCGTTGTATGCTGTAAATCACACACAG GTACAACGTCTGCAAACAGTGAATACATTAGACAGATCTCAGAAGTGCTTGTGGTGGAGTTGGCCTGTTCTCTCCGTGCTCAGCGTGGTGACATGCATGAGTGGGTTGGGCATTTACGCCGTGTATAAGGACTGCGATCCTTTCCTCAGCCATAGTATTACTGCT ATGGACCAATTGATGCCGTACTACGTGGTGGATGCTATGAAGCACATCCCCGGGCTGGCGGGGCTCTTCGTGGCTGGAATATTCAGTGCCTCCCTCTCTACTATATCTGCATCTTGTAACGCTTTGGCGGCTGTTACGTTGACTGATTATGTTGGCAG ATGGTGCAAAGTCCGTCAATCCTACATCCCCTGGCTGACCAAGCTGGCCGCCTGTTTCTACGGTCTGGTGTTCCTAGCCCTTGCCTTCATCGCGGAGTACTTGGGAGGTGTGCTGCAGGCTGCCCTCACGATATTCGGGGCAGTTGGAGGCCCGTTATTAGGGGTCTTCACTCTCGGCATGTTCACTACATATGCTACCGAAGGG GCTGCCTGCATCAGTCTGCTGAGTGGAATGGCGATGATGCTGTGGTTCAGTTTTGGAGGTCCACGGCCTCCGATCGCGAAGCTGCCGCTTAGTGTCGAAGGCTGTGGCTTCAACGTCACCGTGCCAGAAGTCTCGTACAATCCTAAGGATTACTTCTACATGTACAGAGTTTCTTACCAGTGGACGAGTCCT ATGGGTTTTATCTGGGTGATGGTAGTCGGCACGTTGATATCGTTGCTATGGCGACAGCAGCAGCCTTGGGAGCGAGCGGGGCTCTCGCACCCTGACCCAGAACTCTTCACACCGCCTCTAGCCAGGCGACTAAGAGCCAGACACGGGGAAAAACCTGCCGTGCAG tgtAAACTATTGAAGTCGAATGGTGTTCAAGAGTAA